A window of Panicum virgatum strain AP13 chromosome 8K, P.virgatum_v5, whole genome shotgun sequence contains these coding sequences:
- the LOC120645328 gene encoding GDSL esterase/lipase CPRD49-like → MLGGRPVFVLFGSSIVQYSFSNGGWGATLADIYARKADILLRGYIGWNTRRALQVMDKVFPKDSPVQPSLVIVYFGGNDSIAAHSSGLGPHVPIDEYIDNMRKIADHLKSLSEKTRVIFLSCPPLNEEMLRTSTSSTILSEIVRTNETCHLYSDACVALCKEMNLKVVDLWHAMQKREDWMTACFTDGLHLSEEGSNIVVEEILKVVKEADWEPCLHWKALPTEFAEDSPYDLVSSGGDATVNPSEWTIHRKIPWD, encoded by the exons ATGCTCGGAGGCCGGCCGGTGTTCGTGCTATTCGGCTCCTCCATCGTGCAGTACAGCTTCAGCAACGGCGGATGGGGCGCCACGCTCGCCGACATCTACGCCCGCAAG GCTGATATCTTGCTTAGAGGATATATCGGCTGGAACACAAGGCGGGCTCTTCAAGTCATGGACAAAGTGTTCCCTAAG GACTCACCAGTGCAGCCATCTTTGGTCATAGTTTACTTTGGTGGAAATGACTCCATTGCTGCCCACTCGTCTGGTCTGGGGCCTCACGTGCCGATAGATGAGTACATAGACAACATGAGAAAGATTGCGGATCACCTGAAG AGCTTATCCGAGAAGACCCGTGTTATCTTCCTGAGCTGTCCACCTCTGAACGAGGAGATGCTTCGCACATCAACCAGCAGCACTATACTGAGCGAGATCGTGCGGACCAACGAAACCTGCCACCTCTACTCGGACGCCTGCGTAGCTCTGTGCAAAGAGATGAACCTGAAGGTGGTTGATCTGTGGCATGCCATGCAGAAGAGGGAGGACTGGATGACGGCATGCTTTAC CGATGGCCTGCATCTGTCTGAAGAGGGGAGCAACATCGTGGTGGAAGAGATCCTCAAGGTGGTCAAGGAGGCAGACTGGGAGCCGTGCCTGCACTGGAAGGCTTTGCCGACGGAGTTCGCGGAGGACTCGCCCTACGACCTCGTCTCCTCCGGCGGCGACGCCACCGTGAACCCCTCGGAGTGGACCATCCACAGGAAGATACCATGGGACTGA
- the LOC120645331 gene encoding probable pyridoxal 5'-phosphate synthase subunit PDX1.2: MASDGTGVVALYGGGGGGNNNNNKVKVVDASSKSPAAAATFSVKVGLAQMLRGGVIMDVVTPEQARLAEEAGACAVMALERVPADIRAQGGVARMSDPALIRDIKRAVTIPVMAKARIGHFVEAQILEAVGVDYVDESEVLTPADDAHHINKHNFRVPFVCGCRDLGEALRRIREGAAMIRTKGEAGTGNVVEAVRHVRSVMGAVRALRSMDDDEVFAYAKRIAAPYDLVMQTKQLGRLPVVQFAAGGVATPADAALMMQLGCDGVFVGSGIFKSGDPARRARAIVQAVTHYSDPEILADVSAGLGEAMVGINLSDPKLGVERYAARSE, translated from the coding sequence ATGGCTTCCGATGGCACCGGCGTCGTGGCcctctacggcggcggcggcggcggcaacaacaacaacaacaaggtcAAGGTCGTCGACGCCTCCTCCAagtccccagccgccgccgccaccttctcCGTCAAGGTGGGCCTGGCGCAGATGCTGCGCGGCGGCGTCATCATGGACGTGGTCACGCCGGAGCAGGCGCGCCTTGCCGAGGAGGCCGGGGCCTGCGCCGTCATGGCGCTGGAGCGCGTCCCCGCCGACATCCGCGCGCAGGGCGGCGTGGCCCGCATGTCCGACCCGGCCCTCATCCGCGACATCAAGCGCGCCGTCACCATCCCGGTCATGGCCAAGGCGCGCATCGGCCACTTCGTCGAGGCCCAGATCCTGGAGGCCGTCGGCGTCGACTACGTGGACGAGAGCGAGGTGCTCACCCCCGCCGACGACGCGCACCACATCAACAAGCACAACTTCCGCGTCCCCTTCGTGTGCGGCTGCCGCGACCTCGGCGAGGcgctgcgccgcatccgcgagGGCGCCGCCATGATCCGCACCAAGGgcgaggccggcaccggcaacGTCGTCGAGGCCGTGCGCCACGTCCGCTCCGTCATGGGGGCCGTCCGCGCCCTGCGCAgcatggacgacgacgaggtcTTCGCCTACGCCAAGCGCATCGCCGCGCCCTACGACCTCGTCATGCAGACCAAGCAGCTGGGCCGCCTCCCCGTCGTCCAGTTCGCCGCCGGGGGAGTCGCCacccccgccgacgccgcgctcaTGATGCAGCTCGGCTGCGACGGCGTCTTCGTCGGCTCGGGGATCTTCAAGAGCGGCgaccccgcgcgccgcgcccgtgCCATCGTGCAGGCCGTCACACACTACAGCGACCCGGAGATCCTCGCCGACGTCAGCGCAGGGCTCGGGGAGGCAATGGTCGGGATCAACCTCTCCGACCCAAAACTCGGGGTGGAGCGCTACGCCGCGCGCTCCGAGTAG
- the LOC120645330 gene encoding proline-rich receptor-like protein kinase PERK9 produces MPTTSARAPAHRPADAASASAHVPRHADNPASDRRRGTTASAPRSADAASARPSRARPPARRQPRLHASEPRSADAPARLTRTPPRPPTHPQWHLRGRAGDRRRTGEPRAHAPRPRAPSPRPLPSPSQRPSPSRARPSPSPSQRPSPSRARSSPSPSRPREPLPRPTHTPAAPFALQRFRHINQVYNLYMDPDDRNKGARAPFTDLSNGNSLGIGSKLNAKERKRERERARNAAMTVEQRNERNKKCREAYQRKKGPPSQQETHNSDVSSMVINSISTCQTLIGGDKECNKENEDPIEMNNWLHRGEAYQPRVKNTDVKASQISEVIDANEHRRARDRGWYASLSVEKRRLHNTTSSRKAAKRESIK; encoded by the exons ATGCCAACCACCTCCGCCCGAGCGCCCGCCCACAggcccgccgacgccgcctccgCGAGCGCGCACGTCCCCCGGCACGCCGACAACCCCGCCTCCGACCGCCGCCGTGGCACCACTGCGAGCGCGCCCCGGtccgccgacgccgcctccgcgcgaCCCTCGCGCGCACGTCCCCCGGCACGCCGACAACCCCGCCTCCACGCGAGCGAGCCCCGGTCCGCCGACGCTCCTGCGCGCCTCACGCGCACGCCTCCCCGCCCGCCGACACACCCGCAGTGGCACCTGCGCGGCCGCGCCGGGGACCGACGTCGCACCGGCGAGCCTCGCGCGCACGCCCCTCGCCctcgcgcgccgtcgccgcgccccttgccctcgccgtcgcagcgcccctcgccgtcgcgcgcacgcccctcgccctcgccgtcgcagcgcccctcgccgtcgcgcgcacgctcctcgccctcgccgtcgcggccTCGCGAGCCCTTGCCGCGCCCAACGCACACGCCCGCAGCTCCCTTCGCCCTTCAGCGCTTCAGGCACATCAATCAG GTGTACAACCTATATATGGATCCTGATGATAGGAATAAAGGTGCCCGTGCTCCTTTCACAGACCTGTCCAATGGAAACAGCCTAG GGATTGGTTCAAAGCTCAATGCGAAGGAACGGAAGAGGGAAAGAGAAAGAGCGCGAAATGCGGCTATGACTGTTGAGCAAAGGAATGAAAGGAACAAGAAGTGCCGTGAGGCATACCAGCGGAAGAAAGGACCACCTAGCCAACAAGAAACTCACAATTCAGATGTTTCATCTATGGTTATCAACTCCATTTCGACATGTCAAACTTTGATCG GTGGTGATAAAGAATGTAATAAGGAAAATGAGGATCCTATTGAAATGAATAATTGGTTGCATCGGGGTGAAGCATATCAACCACGTGTCAAAAACACCGATGTCAAAGCCTCCCAAATATCAG AAGTCATAGATGCGAACGAACATAGAAGAGCAAGGGATAGAGGATGGTATGCGTCACTTTCTGTGGAGAAAAGGAGGTTGCATAATACAACTTCGAGCCGAAAGGCGGCAAAGAGAGAGAGTATAAAATAA